From the Cervus elaphus chromosome 20, mCerEla1.1, whole genome shotgun sequence genome, one window contains:
- the UBAP2L gene encoding ubiquitin-associated protein 2-like isoform X18, translating into MMTSVGTNRARGNWEPPQNQNQTQHKQRPQATAEQIRLAQMISDHNDADFEEKVKQLIDITGKNQDECVIALHDCNGDVNRAINVLLEGNPDTHSWEMVGKKKGVSGQKDGGQTESNEEGKENRDRDRDYSRRRGGPPRRGRGASRGREFRGQENGLDGTKSGGPSGRGTERGRRGRGRGRGGSGRRGGRFSAQGMGTFNPADYAEPANTDDNYGNNSGNTWNNTGHFEPDDGTSAWRTATEEWGTEDWNEDLSETKIFTASNVSSVPLPAENVTITAGQRIDLAVLLGKTPSSMENDSSNLDPSQAPSLAQPLVFSNSKQSAISQPASGNTFSHHSMVSMLGKGFGDVGEAKGSSTTGSQFLEQFKTAQALAQLAAQHSQSGTTTTSSWDMGSTTQSPSLVQYDLKNPNDSTVHSPFTKRQAFTPSSTMMEVFLQEKAPAVATSTAAPPPPSSPLPSKSTSAPQMSPGSSDNQSSSPQPAQQKLKQQKKKASLTSKIPALAVEMPGSADISGLNLQFGALQFGSEPVLSDYESTPTTSASSSQAPSSLYTSTASESSSTISSNQSQESGYQSGPIQSTTYTSQNNAQGPLYEQRSTQTRRYPSSISSSPQKDLTQAKNGFSSVQATQLQTTQSVEGATGSAVKSDSPSSSGIPPLSETVSAASLLTTTNQHSSSLGGLSHNEEIPNTTTTQHSSTLSTQQNTLSSSTSSGRTSTSTLLHTSVESEANLHSSSSTFSTASSTVSAPPPVVSVSSSLSSGSSLGLSLGSNSTVTASTRSSVATTSGKAPPNLPPGVPPLLPNPYIMAPGLLHAYPPQVYGYDDLQMLQTRFPLDYYSIPFPTPTTPLTGRDGSLASNPYSGDLTKFGRGDASSPAPATTLAQPQQNQTQTHHTTQQTFLNPALPPGYSYTSLPYYTGVPGLPSTFQYGPAVFPVAPTSSKQHGVNVSVNASATPFQQPSGYGSHGYNTGVSVTSSNTGVPDISGSVYSKTQQSFEKQGFHSGTPAASFNLPSALGSGGPINPATAAAYPPAPFMHILTPHQQPHSQILHHHLQQDGQLPYLQMILCCQRQQEEQDVLSLVDDQLGE; encoded by the exons CATTCCTGGGAGATGGTCGGGAAGAAGAAGGGTGTCTCAGGACAGAAGGATGGTGGCCAAACGGAATCAAACGAGGAAGGCAAAGAAAATCGAGACCGCGACAGAGACTATAGTCGGCGACGTGGTGGGCCACCAAGACGGGGAAGAGGTGCCAGCCGTGGACGAGAGT ttcgaGGTCAGGAAAATGGATTAGATGGCACCAAGAGTGGAGGGCCTTCTGGAAGAGGCACAGAAAGAGGCAGAAGAGGTCGTGGCCGAGGCAGAG GTGGCTCTGGTAGGCGCGGAGGAAGATTTTCTGCTCAAGGAATGGG gACCTTTAACCCAGCTGATTATGCAGAGCCGGCCAATACTGATGATAACTACGGCAATAATAGTGGCAATACATGGAACAACACTGGCCACTTTGAACCAGATGATGGGACGA GTGCATGGAGGACTGCAACAGAGGAGTGGGGAACTGAAGATTGGAATGAAGAT CTTTCTGAGACCAAGATCTTCACTGCCTCTAATGTGTCTTCAGTGCCTCTGCCTGCGGAGAATGTGACAATCACTGCTGGTCAGAG AATTGACCTTGCTGTTCTGTTGGGAAAGACACCATCTTCCATGGAGAATGATTCATCTAATCTGGATCCCTCTCAGGCTCCTTCTCTTGCCCAGCCTCTGGTGTTCAGTAACTCGAAGCAGAGTGCCATATCACAGCCTGCTTCAGGGAACACATTTTCTCATCACAGTATG GTGAGCATGTTAGGGAAAGGATTTGGTGATGTCGGTGAAGCTAAAGGCAGCAGCACCACAGGCTCCCAGTTCTTGGAGCAATTCAAGACTGCTCAGGCCCTGGCTCAGTTGGCAGCTCAGCATTCTCAATCTggaaccaccaccacctcctcatGGGACATGGGCTCTACCACACAGTCCCCATCGCTGGTGCAGTATG ATTTGAAGAACCCAAATGATTCAACAGTGCACAGCCCCTTTACAAAGCGCCAGGCTTTCACCCCGTCTTCAACCATGATGGAGGTGTTCCTTCAGGAGAAGGCACCTGCTGTGGCTACCTCCACAGCCGCACCTCCACCCCCGTCTTCTCCTCTGCCAAGCAAATCCACCTCGGCTCCACAAATGTCTCCTGGGTCTTCAGACAACCAATCCTCCAGCCCTCAGCCGGCTCAGCAAAAACTGAAACAGCAGAAGAAAAAAGCCTCCTTGACTTCTAAG ATTCCTGCTCTGGCTGTGGAGATGCCTGGTTCAGCAGATATCTCAGGGCTAAACCTGCAGTTTGGGGCGTTGCAGTTTGGGTCAGAGCCTGTCCTTTCTGATTATGAGTCCACCCCCACCACGAGCGCCTCTTCAAGCCAGGCTCCAAGTAGCCTCTATACCAGCACGGCCAG TGAATCTTCATCCACAATTTCATCTAACCAGAGTCAGGAGTCCGGTTATCAGAGTGGCCCAATTCAGTCGACAACCTATACCTCCCAAAATAATGCTCAGGGCCCTCTATATGAACAGAGATCCACACAGACTCGGCGGTACCCCAGCTCCATCtcttcatcaccccaaaaggactTGACTCAGGCAAAG AATGGCTTCAGTTCTGTGCAGGCCACGCAGTTACAGACCACGCAATCTGTTGAAG GTGCTACGGGGTCTGCAGTGAAATCTGACTCACCTTCCTCTTCGGGCATCCCCCCTCTCAGTGAAACGGTATCTGCAGCTTCCTTACTGACGACAACCAATCAGCACTCATCCTCCTTGGGTGGCTTGAGCCACAATGAGGAGATTCCAAATACTACCACCACACAACACAGCAG CACGTTATCTACTCAGCAGAATACCCTTTCGTCATCAACATCTTCTGGGCGCACTTCGACATCCACTCTTTTG CACACGAGCGTGGAGAGTGAGGCGAATCTCCATTCTTCCTCCAGCACTTTCTCCACCGCATCCAGCACCGTCTCTGCTCCTCCCCCAGTGGTCAGTGTCTCCTCCAGTCTCAGTAGTGGCAGTAGCTTGGGCCTCAGCCTAGGCAGCAACTCTACCGTCACAGCCTCCACTCGAAGCTCAGTTGCTACGACTTCAG GAAAAGCTCCTCCCAACCTCCCTCCTGGGGTCCCGCCATTGTTGCCTAATCCATATATTATGGCTCCAGGGCTGTTACATGCCTACCCG ccaCAGGTATATGGTTATGATGACTTGCAGATGCTTCAGACAAGATTTCCATTG GATTACTACAGCATCCCATTTCCCACACCCACCACTCCACTGACTGGGAGGGATGGTAGCCTGGCCAGCAACCCTTATTCTG GTGACCTCACAAAGTTCGGCCGTGGGGATGCCTCCTCCCCGGCCCCAGCCACAACCTTGGCCCAACCCCAACAGAACCAGACGCAGACTCACCATACCACGCAGCAGACATTCCTGAACCCGGCGCTGCCTCCTGGCTACAGTTACACCAGCCTGCCATACTACACAGGGGTTCCTGGCCTTCCCAGCACCTTCCAGTATGGGCCTGCTGTGTTCCCT GTGGCTCCTACCTCTTCCAAGCAGCATGGTGTGAATGTCAGTGTGAATGCATCAGCCACCCCTTTCCAACAGCCAAGTGGTTATGGGTCTCATGGATACAACACTG GTGTGTCAGTCACCTCCAGTAATACAGGCGTGCCAGATATCTCGGGTTCTGTGTACTCCAAAACCCAG CAGTCCTTTGAGAAACAAGGTTTTCATTCCGGTACTCCTGCTGCCTCCTTCAACTTGCCTTCAGCCCTAGGAAGTGGGGGGCCCATCAATCCGGCCACAGCTGCTGCCTACCCACCTGCCCCCTTTATGCACATCCTGACTCCCCATCAGCAGCCGCATTCCCAgatccttcaccatcacctgcaGCAGGATGGCCAG CTACCATATTTGCAGATGATTCTCTGTTGCCAGCGCCAGCAGGAGGAGCAG
- the UBAP2L gene encoding ubiquitin-associated protein 2-like isoform X19 — protein sequence MMTSVGTNRARGNWEPPQNQNQTQHKQRPQATAEQIRLAQMISDHNDADFEEKVKQLIDITGKNQDECVIALHDCNGDVNRAINVLLEGNPDTHSWEMVGKKKGVSGQKDGGQTESNEEGKENRDRDRDYSRRRGGPPRRGRGASRGREFRGQENGLDGTKSGGPSGRGTERGRRGRGRGRGGSGRRGGRFSAQGMGTFNPADYAEPANTDDNYGNNSGNTWNNTGHFEPDDGTSAWRTATEEWGTEDWNEDLSETKIFTASNVSSVPLPAENVTITAGQRIDLAVLLGKTPSSMENDSSNLDPSQAPSLAQPLVFSNSKQSAISQPASGNTFSHHSMVSMLGKGFGDVGEAKGSSTTGSQFLEQFKTAQALAQLAAQHSQSGTTTTSSWDMGSTTQSPSLVQYDLKNPNDSTVHSPFTKRQAFTPSSTMMEVFLQEKAPAVATSTAAPPPPSSPLPSKSTSAPQMSPGSSDNQSSSPQPAQQKLKQQKKKASLTSKIPALAVEMPGSADISGLNLQFGALQFGSEPVLSDYESTPTTSASSSQAPSSLYTSTASESSSTISSNQSQESGYQSGPIQSTTYTSQNNAQGPLYEQRSTQTRRYPSSISSSPQKDLTQAKNGFSSVQATQLQTTQSVEGATGSAVKSDSPSSSGIPPLSETVSAASLLTTTNQHSSSLGGLSHNEEIPNTTTTQHSSTLSTQQNTLSSSTSSGRTSTSTLLHTSVESEANLHSSSSTFSTASSTVSAPPPVVSVSSSLSSGSSLGLSLGSNSTVTASTRSSVATTSGKAPPNLPPGVPPLLPNPYIMAPGLLHAYPPQVYGYDDLQMLQTRFPLDYYSIPFPTPTTPLTGRDGSLASNPYSGDLTKFGRGDASSPAPATTLAQPQQNQTQTHHTTQQTFLNPALPPGYSYTSLPYYTGVPGLPSTFQYGPAVFPVAPTSSKQHGVNVSVNASATPFQQPSGYGSHGYNTGVSVTSSNTGVPDISGSVYSKTQSFEKQGFHSGTPAASFNLPSALGSGGPINPATAAAYPPAPFMHILTPHQQPHSQILHHHLQQDGQLPYLQMILCCQRQQEEQDVLSLVDDQLGE from the exons CATTCCTGGGAGATGGTCGGGAAGAAGAAGGGTGTCTCAGGACAGAAGGATGGTGGCCAAACGGAATCAAACGAGGAAGGCAAAGAAAATCGAGACCGCGACAGAGACTATAGTCGGCGACGTGGTGGGCCACCAAGACGGGGAAGAGGTGCCAGCCGTGGACGAGAGT ttcgaGGTCAGGAAAATGGATTAGATGGCACCAAGAGTGGAGGGCCTTCTGGAAGAGGCACAGAAAGAGGCAGAAGAGGTCGTGGCCGAGGCAGAG GTGGCTCTGGTAGGCGCGGAGGAAGATTTTCTGCTCAAGGAATGGG gACCTTTAACCCAGCTGATTATGCAGAGCCGGCCAATACTGATGATAACTACGGCAATAATAGTGGCAATACATGGAACAACACTGGCCACTTTGAACCAGATGATGGGACGA GTGCATGGAGGACTGCAACAGAGGAGTGGGGAACTGAAGATTGGAATGAAGAT CTTTCTGAGACCAAGATCTTCACTGCCTCTAATGTGTCTTCAGTGCCTCTGCCTGCGGAGAATGTGACAATCACTGCTGGTCAGAG AATTGACCTTGCTGTTCTGTTGGGAAAGACACCATCTTCCATGGAGAATGATTCATCTAATCTGGATCCCTCTCAGGCTCCTTCTCTTGCCCAGCCTCTGGTGTTCAGTAACTCGAAGCAGAGTGCCATATCACAGCCTGCTTCAGGGAACACATTTTCTCATCACAGTATG GTGAGCATGTTAGGGAAAGGATTTGGTGATGTCGGTGAAGCTAAAGGCAGCAGCACCACAGGCTCCCAGTTCTTGGAGCAATTCAAGACTGCTCAGGCCCTGGCTCAGTTGGCAGCTCAGCATTCTCAATCTggaaccaccaccacctcctcatGGGACATGGGCTCTACCACACAGTCCCCATCGCTGGTGCAGTATG ATTTGAAGAACCCAAATGATTCAACAGTGCACAGCCCCTTTACAAAGCGCCAGGCTTTCACCCCGTCTTCAACCATGATGGAGGTGTTCCTTCAGGAGAAGGCACCTGCTGTGGCTACCTCCACAGCCGCACCTCCACCCCCGTCTTCTCCTCTGCCAAGCAAATCCACCTCGGCTCCACAAATGTCTCCTGGGTCTTCAGACAACCAATCCTCCAGCCCTCAGCCGGCTCAGCAAAAACTGAAACAGCAGAAGAAAAAAGCCTCCTTGACTTCTAAG ATTCCTGCTCTGGCTGTGGAGATGCCTGGTTCAGCAGATATCTCAGGGCTAAACCTGCAGTTTGGGGCGTTGCAGTTTGGGTCAGAGCCTGTCCTTTCTGATTATGAGTCCACCCCCACCACGAGCGCCTCTTCAAGCCAGGCTCCAAGTAGCCTCTATACCAGCACGGCCAG TGAATCTTCATCCACAATTTCATCTAACCAGAGTCAGGAGTCCGGTTATCAGAGTGGCCCAATTCAGTCGACAACCTATACCTCCCAAAATAATGCTCAGGGCCCTCTATATGAACAGAGATCCACACAGACTCGGCGGTACCCCAGCTCCATCtcttcatcaccccaaaaggactTGACTCAGGCAAAG AATGGCTTCAGTTCTGTGCAGGCCACGCAGTTACAGACCACGCAATCTGTTGAAG GTGCTACGGGGTCTGCAGTGAAATCTGACTCACCTTCCTCTTCGGGCATCCCCCCTCTCAGTGAAACGGTATCTGCAGCTTCCTTACTGACGACAACCAATCAGCACTCATCCTCCTTGGGTGGCTTGAGCCACAATGAGGAGATTCCAAATACTACCACCACACAACACAGCAG CACGTTATCTACTCAGCAGAATACCCTTTCGTCATCAACATCTTCTGGGCGCACTTCGACATCCACTCTTTTG CACACGAGCGTGGAGAGTGAGGCGAATCTCCATTCTTCCTCCAGCACTTTCTCCACCGCATCCAGCACCGTCTCTGCTCCTCCCCCAGTGGTCAGTGTCTCCTCCAGTCTCAGTAGTGGCAGTAGCTTGGGCCTCAGCCTAGGCAGCAACTCTACCGTCACAGCCTCCACTCGAAGCTCAGTTGCTACGACTTCAG GAAAAGCTCCTCCCAACCTCCCTCCTGGGGTCCCGCCATTGTTGCCTAATCCATATATTATGGCTCCAGGGCTGTTACATGCCTACCCG ccaCAGGTATATGGTTATGATGACTTGCAGATGCTTCAGACAAGATTTCCATTG GATTACTACAGCATCCCATTTCCCACACCCACCACTCCACTGACTGGGAGGGATGGTAGCCTGGCCAGCAACCCTTATTCTG GTGACCTCACAAAGTTCGGCCGTGGGGATGCCTCCTCCCCGGCCCCAGCCACAACCTTGGCCCAACCCCAACAGAACCAGACGCAGACTCACCATACCACGCAGCAGACATTCCTGAACCCGGCGCTGCCTCCTGGCTACAGTTACACCAGCCTGCCATACTACACAGGGGTTCCTGGCCTTCCCAGCACCTTCCAGTATGGGCCTGCTGTGTTCCCT GTGGCTCCTACCTCTTCCAAGCAGCATGGTGTGAATGTCAGTGTGAATGCATCAGCCACCCCTTTCCAACAGCCAAGTGGTTATGGGTCTCATGGATACAACACTG GTGTGTCAGTCACCTCCAGTAATACAGGCGTGCCAGATATCTCGGGTTCTGTGTACTCCAAAACCCAG TCCTTTGAGAAACAAGGTTTTCATTCCGGTACTCCTGCTGCCTCCTTCAACTTGCCTTCAGCCCTAGGAAGTGGGGGGCCCATCAATCCGGCCACAGCTGCTGCCTACCCACCTGCCCCCTTTATGCACATCCTGACTCCCCATCAGCAGCCGCATTCCCAgatccttcaccatcacctgcaGCAGGATGGCCAG CTACCATATTTGCAGATGATTCTCTGTTGCCAGCGCCAGCAGGAGGAGCAG
- the UBAP2L gene encoding ubiquitin-associated protein 2-like isoform X10, with amino-acid sequence MMTSVGTNRARGNWEPPQNQNQTQHKQRPQATAEQIRLAQMISDHNDADFEEKVKQLIDITGKNQDECVIALHDCNGDVNRAINVLLEGNPDTHSWEMVGKKKGVSGQKDGGQTESNEEGKENRDRDRDYSRRRGGPPRRGRGASRGREFRGQENGLDGTKSGGPSGRGTERGRRGRGRGRGGSGRRGGRFSAQGMGTFNPADYAEPANTDDNYGNNSGNTWNNTGHFEPDDGTRLDFIGVEGSNYPRKFETAPGAWRTATEEWGTEDWNEDLSETKIFTASNVSSVPLPAENVTITAGQRIDLAVLLGKTPSSMENDSSNLDPSQAPSLAQPLVFSNSKQSAISQPASGNTFSHHSMVSMLGKGFGDVGEAKGSSTTGSQFLEQFKTAQALAQLAAQHSQSGTTTTSSWDMGSTTQSPSLVQYDLKNPNDSTVHSPFTKRQAFTPSSTMMEVFLQEKAPAVATSTAAPPPPSSPLPSKSTSAPQMSPGSSDNQSSSPQPAQQKLKQQKKKASLTSKIPALAVEMPGSADISGLNLQFGALQFGSEPVLSDYESTPTTSASSSQAPSSLYTSTASESSSTISSNQSQESGYQSGPIQSTTYTSQNNAQGPLYEQRSTQTRRYPSSISSSPQKDLTQAKNGFSSVQATQLQTTQSVEGATGSAVKSDSPSSSGIPPLSETVSAASLLTTTNQHSSSLGGLSHNEEIPNTTTTQHSSTLSTQQNTLSSSTSSGRTSTSTLLHTSVESEANLHSSSSTFSTASSTVSAPPPVVSVSSSLSSGSSLGLSLGSNSTVTASTRSSVATTSGKAPPNLPPGVPPLLPNPYIMAPGLLHAYPPQVYGYDDLQMLQTRFPLDYYSIPFPTPTTPLTGRDGSLASNPYSGDLTKFGRGDASSPAPATTLAQPQQNQTQTHHTTQQTFLNPALPPGYSYTSLPYYTGVPGLPSTFQYGPAVFPVAPTSSKQHGVNVSVNASATPFQQPSGYGSHGYNTGVSVTSSNTGVPDISGSVYSKTQQSFEKQGFHSGTPAASFNLPSALGSGGPINPATAAAYPPAPFMHILTPHQQPHSQILHHHLQQDGQLPYLQMILCCQRQQEEQDVLSLVDDQLGE; translated from the exons CATTCCTGGGAGATGGTCGGGAAGAAGAAGGGTGTCTCAGGACAGAAGGATGGTGGCCAAACGGAATCAAACGAGGAAGGCAAAGAAAATCGAGACCGCGACAGAGACTATAGTCGGCGACGTGGTGGGCCACCAAGACGGGGAAGAGGTGCCAGCCGTGGACGAGAGT ttcgaGGTCAGGAAAATGGATTAGATGGCACCAAGAGTGGAGGGCCTTCTGGAAGAGGCACAGAAAGAGGCAGAAGAGGTCGTGGCCGAGGCAGAG GTGGCTCTGGTAGGCGCGGAGGAAGATTTTCTGCTCAAGGAATGGG gACCTTTAACCCAGCTGATTATGCAGAGCCGGCCAATACTGATGATAACTACGGCAATAATAGTGGCAATACATGGAACAACACTGGCCACTTTGAACCAGATGATGGGACGA gACTTGATTTCATTGGGGTTGAGGGGTCAAATTATCCCCGAAAATTTGAGACTGCTCCTG GTGCATGGAGGACTGCAACAGAGGAGTGGGGAACTGAAGATTGGAATGAAGAT CTTTCTGAGACCAAGATCTTCACTGCCTCTAATGTGTCTTCAGTGCCTCTGCCTGCGGAGAATGTGACAATCACTGCTGGTCAGAG AATTGACCTTGCTGTTCTGTTGGGAAAGACACCATCTTCCATGGAGAATGATTCATCTAATCTGGATCCCTCTCAGGCTCCTTCTCTTGCCCAGCCTCTGGTGTTCAGTAACTCGAAGCAGAGTGCCATATCACAGCCTGCTTCAGGGAACACATTTTCTCATCACAGTATG GTGAGCATGTTAGGGAAAGGATTTGGTGATGTCGGTGAAGCTAAAGGCAGCAGCACCACAGGCTCCCAGTTCTTGGAGCAATTCAAGACTGCTCAGGCCCTGGCTCAGTTGGCAGCTCAGCATTCTCAATCTggaaccaccaccacctcctcatGGGACATGGGCTCTACCACACAGTCCCCATCGCTGGTGCAGTATG ATTTGAAGAACCCAAATGATTCAACAGTGCACAGCCCCTTTACAAAGCGCCAGGCTTTCACCCCGTCTTCAACCATGATGGAGGTGTTCCTTCAGGAGAAGGCACCTGCTGTGGCTACCTCCACAGCCGCACCTCCACCCCCGTCTTCTCCTCTGCCAAGCAAATCCACCTCGGCTCCACAAATGTCTCCTGGGTCTTCAGACAACCAATCCTCCAGCCCTCAGCCGGCTCAGCAAAAACTGAAACAGCAGAAGAAAAAAGCCTCCTTGACTTCTAAG ATTCCTGCTCTGGCTGTGGAGATGCCTGGTTCAGCAGATATCTCAGGGCTAAACCTGCAGTTTGGGGCGTTGCAGTTTGGGTCAGAGCCTGTCCTTTCTGATTATGAGTCCACCCCCACCACGAGCGCCTCTTCAAGCCAGGCTCCAAGTAGCCTCTATACCAGCACGGCCAG TGAATCTTCATCCACAATTTCATCTAACCAGAGTCAGGAGTCCGGTTATCAGAGTGGCCCAATTCAGTCGACAACCTATACCTCCCAAAATAATGCTCAGGGCCCTCTATATGAACAGAGATCCACACAGACTCGGCGGTACCCCAGCTCCATCtcttcatcaccccaaaaggactTGACTCAGGCAAAG AATGGCTTCAGTTCTGTGCAGGCCACGCAGTTACAGACCACGCAATCTGTTGAAG GTGCTACGGGGTCTGCAGTGAAATCTGACTCACCTTCCTCTTCGGGCATCCCCCCTCTCAGTGAAACGGTATCTGCAGCTTCCTTACTGACGACAACCAATCAGCACTCATCCTCCTTGGGTGGCTTGAGCCACAATGAGGAGATTCCAAATACTACCACCACACAACACAGCAG CACGTTATCTACTCAGCAGAATACCCTTTCGTCATCAACATCTTCTGGGCGCACTTCGACATCCACTCTTTTG CACACGAGCGTGGAGAGTGAGGCGAATCTCCATTCTTCCTCCAGCACTTTCTCCACCGCATCCAGCACCGTCTCTGCTCCTCCCCCAGTGGTCAGTGTCTCCTCCAGTCTCAGTAGTGGCAGTAGCTTGGGCCTCAGCCTAGGCAGCAACTCTACCGTCACAGCCTCCACTCGAAGCTCAGTTGCTACGACTTCAG GAAAAGCTCCTCCCAACCTCCCTCCTGGGGTCCCGCCATTGTTGCCTAATCCATATATTATGGCTCCAGGGCTGTTACATGCCTACCCG ccaCAGGTATATGGTTATGATGACTTGCAGATGCTTCAGACAAGATTTCCATTG GATTACTACAGCATCCCATTTCCCACACCCACCACTCCACTGACTGGGAGGGATGGTAGCCTGGCCAGCAACCCTTATTCTG GTGACCTCACAAAGTTCGGCCGTGGGGATGCCTCCTCCCCGGCCCCAGCCACAACCTTGGCCCAACCCCAACAGAACCAGACGCAGACTCACCATACCACGCAGCAGACATTCCTGAACCCGGCGCTGCCTCCTGGCTACAGTTACACCAGCCTGCCATACTACACAGGGGTTCCTGGCCTTCCCAGCACCTTCCAGTATGGGCCTGCTGTGTTCCCT GTGGCTCCTACCTCTTCCAAGCAGCATGGTGTGAATGTCAGTGTGAATGCATCAGCCACCCCTTTCCAACAGCCAAGTGGTTATGGGTCTCATGGATACAACACTG GTGTGTCAGTCACCTCCAGTAATACAGGCGTGCCAGATATCTCGGGTTCTGTGTACTCCAAAACCCAG CAGTCCTTTGAGAAACAAGGTTTTCATTCCGGTACTCCTGCTGCCTCCTTCAACTTGCCTTCAGCCCTAGGAAGTGGGGGGCCCATCAATCCGGCCACAGCTGCTGCCTACCCACCTGCCCCCTTTATGCACATCCTGACTCCCCATCAGCAGCCGCATTCCCAgatccttcaccatcacctgcaGCAGGATGGCCAG CTACCATATTTGCAGATGATTCTCTGTTGCCAGCGCCAGCAGGAGGAGCAG